The following are encoded in a window of Vicia villosa cultivar HV-30 ecotype Madison, WI unplaced genomic scaffold, Vvil1.0 ctg.001344F_1_1, whole genome shotgun sequence genomic DNA:
- the LOC131634749 gene encoding transcription factor bHLH94-like has protein sequence MCLPEKEIDRAKDMALEAVVFPQTQDPFGYGIKDFYNFNFNNLVAKEQDQQQEQEQEQEQEQRSFCFVENQTENNFPYYGDWNNSSATFSPQHLNEVQETTTDPSSNNTQNLDTSTSIDTVVRPKRRRARSRKNKEEIENQRMTHIAVERNRRKLMNEYLSVLRSLMPDSYIQRGDQASIIGGAINFVKELEHKFQFLGAMKEKEVKSDYDDAGESSKKPFSEFFSFPQYSTSTSNSAAVFGEKVGEIQSCIADIEVTMVESHANLKIRSKKRPKQLLKMVSGFHNMRLTILHLNVTTSGEFVLFSLSVKVEDDCKLGSVDDIAAAVYQMVDRIQQEAMLN, from the exons ATGTGTTTACCTGAAAAGGAAATAGATAGAGCAAAAGACATGGCACTAGAAGCTGTGGTTTTTCCACAAACACAAGACCCTTTTGGTTATGGAATCAAAGACTTTTACAACTTCAACTTCAACAACCTTGTTGCCAAAGAACAagaccaacaacaagaacaagaacaagaacaagaacaagaacaaagatCTTTCTGTTTTGTAGAAAACCAAACAGAAAATAATTTTCCTTATTATGGAGATTGGAATAACAGTAGTGCTACTTTTTCACCACAGCATTTGAATGAAGTTCAAGAAACTACTACTGATCCGAGTAGTAACAACACTCAGAACTTGGATACTTCAACTTCCATTGACACTGTTGTTCGTCCGAAAAGGCGCAGAGCTAGAAGCAGAAAAAACAAAGAGGAAATTGAGAATCAAAGAATGACTCACATTGCTGTGGAGCGAAATAGAAGAAAGCTGATGAATGAGTATCTTTCGGTTCTTCGCTCTCTCATGCCAGATTCTTACATCCAAAGG gGTGATCAAGCTTCTATAATTGGAGGTGCTATCAACTTTGTAAAAGAGCTAGAACACAAGTTTCAATTTCTTGGTGCTATGAAAGAAAAGGAAGTGAAATCTGATTATGATGATGCTGGTGAATCAAGCAAAAAGCCATTTTCTGAGTTCTTTTCATTTCCACAGTATTCAACAAGTACTTCTAACTCTGCAGCAGTTTTTGGAGAAAAAGTTGGTGAGATTCAGTCTTGCATTGCTGACATAGAAGTAACAATGGTTGAAAGCCATgcaaatcttaaaataagatccaAAAAGAGACCAAAACAGCTCCTGAAAATGGTGTCTGGTTTTCATAACATGCGCCTCACAATCTTGCACTTGAATGTAACCACTTCTGGTGAATTTGTTCTCTTCTCTCTCAGTGTTaag GTTGAAGATGATTGCAAGCTGGGATCAGTGGATGATATAGCTGCAGCTGTATACCAAATGGTGGATAGGATTCAACAAGAGGCAATGTTGAATTAA